In Candidatus Binatia bacterium, the genomic window ACGAGTTTCGTGCAGATCTTGCAGGACGACGCGGCGATTCGCGCGACCGTCGCGCGCATCGGGATGCCGGACGCGGTCGAGCTCCAGCGCGTCCTCGTAAACGATCCCTGGCTGAACTACGAGGTCCGAACGTACTACCGCGACTACGACCGGATGTACGTCTTCGCCCGCGCCTTCGTGCTCGGGAACCCGCAAGTGTCTCTCCTGCGGCACGAGGGTCCGATCCCGCCGCATTGGCTCGCGAGTCATGCGCCGATCGACGTCGACGCAGCGGCGCGGCGCGCCGAACACGCCGCGGCTCGGGCCGAAGCCGTAGCGGAGCGCGCCGAGCGCCTAGCCGACCGGGCCGAGTCGATCGCCGACGCGATGGCCGCCGACTTCCCCCGTCGCTTGCAGAAGAACTGACCGGCTCCGACTAGGGCCGCCCTTTTTGCGATGCGCGCACTTGTCTGGGATGGCCGGGAGCTGGGCTTCGTAGACGATGTTCCACCGCCGACGCCCACGGATGGCACGGCCGTCGTGCGGGTTCGGCTCGCCGGCATATGCTCGACAGATCTCCAGATCCTGAAGGGATACATGGGGTTTCGCGGGATTCTCGGTCACGAGTTCATCGGCGAAGTCGTGGAAGGGCCGCCTGATCTCCAAGGCCGCCGCGTCGTAGGCGAGATCAACTTCGCCTGCGGTCGCTGTGAGACCTGTCAGGCGGGCAGGCCACGGCACTGTCCCGTGCGCACCGTGCTCGGCATTCAGGGGGCTGACGGTGCCTTTGCAGAGCTGGTTCGCCTGCCGGTTGAGAACCTCCACGTGGTGCCGGACGACGTGGATGACCGCACCGGGGTCTTCGTCGAGCCCCTCGCCGCCGCCTTCGAGTCGGACGCACAGACCCGCGACCTCGCGGGCGGCAAGTCCGCGGTCGTCGGCGCCGGCAAGCTCGGGCTCCTCGTCGCACAGGTCCTGGCGGCCCGAGGGGACGACGTTACCGTCGTGTGCCGAAGCGAGGGCGCTCGGCGCCGGGTCGGGGCTCTCGGTCTGCACGCTGCCGACGAGCGCTCCGCGTCTGCGGGACGCGACCTCGTGGTCGAAGCCACGGGCGCGGTAGAGGGACTCGCGATCGCCATGGGTCTAGTGCGTCCCCTGGGTACGATCGTCGTGAAGTCGACCGTCGCGGCGCACCACTCACTGGACCTGGCGCCGATCGTGATCCACGAGATCTCGCTCGTGGGATCCCGTTGCGGGCCGTTCGCGCCCGCTCTCGAGGCCCTGCGGACGGCGGCCGTGTCGGTCGCGCCGCTGCTCGACGAGGTCTACCCGCTCGAGCGGGGGGTCGAGGCCGTCGCTGCTGCGGCCCGACCCGGCTCCCTCAAGTTCCTACTCGAACCATAGGCCGGTTCAGGCCGACTTCCGCATGGTTCGATCTCGCAGCGAGATCGAGTGACGCTTGCCGTTCACGCGGCGGAACGGGAAGCGGTACATGCCGAGCCCACCAGCGTCGCGCTCGGTCTTCCAGTTCCCGAGGCCTTTACGCAGTGTTTCCGGCTCGAAACGAAGTGCCGCGCAGATGTTCTCGAACGAGTACGGCCAACTCGTGTCGGTCGAGTTGATCCAGCTCTCGGCTTCTTCGAAGAGTCGGCGATTGCGACGACCCTGCTCGCCCGCATACCGCTGGTAGGTCGCTACCGCGTCCTCCATTACGGCCAACATGAGACGGACCTCCGGCTGGTCGGTGCGCTCCATCTGAACGCGGTCGCGGTACTGTTCGGGGGTGATGAGATCCGGCTCGAACAACCGAGCGACCACATCCTCTTGTATTACCTGCGCGCCTTCCATAGAGCCTCCTGTGAGTCCAGCCTTCTCACGACGCAAGTCCTGTGCCGGACCCGCCCTGTAATTCCGGGCCGGGCAAGATGTCGATCGGCCTTTTGGCGTCCGGATTTGTGACATATCTTGAGATTGCGACATCAGAACTAGCCACATTGCGTATGGCTGACAAACCGAAAAAACCGATCCTGCCCACCCTGACGCGGTTGGCCGCCGACTCGCTTGTCGAGACTATCGACGGACCTGTGGAGATCGTTAAGCTCGTGGGCAAAGTGATGCCGGTCCTGACGCGTTTCGGGGACGGCAACCTAGGGTTCCGCATGATGACCCAGATCCGCGAGCTCCATGCGGACGCCGATCTCATCCGCCTGACGAATGCGGATGGCCAGGTCCTCCGCGTGGGCCTCGACCACGTCTTCGTTCGCGCGAACGGCGACGAAGCACGCGCCGCGGAGTTGGCGGAAGGCGACGAGCTCGCCTCGGGCTGGAGCTACCCGGCCGGATACGAAGTCCCGGATGCTGAGGAGTACGCTGGGGACGTGCGCGGCAAGACGTGGAGCAACTCGGTAGTCGTTCGCTCGGTCGACAAGGGTGAGCGCGGACCCCTGTACGGCGCGACGGTGAAGGAAACGAAGAGCTACTACCTCACGTTCGGCGCCCAATCGCGCGCCCAGGAGTAGCTCCCGGCGGGTGACGCCCTGCTCTGTCGGGTCCTACGTCGCGGTTTCGACCGCGCGACGTGCGTACCGGGCCAGCATGTCGGCTTCGAGATTGACCGGGTCGCCAGCCCGGCGCTCGCCGAGCGTCGTGACTTCCAGCGTGTGCGGGATCAGGGCGATCGAGAACCGGTCCGCGCCGGGCGAACAAACGGTGAGGCTGATCCCGTCGATCGCGACGGATCCCTTGTCGGCGACGAAGCGGCCGAAGTCTTCTGGGAAGGAGATCGTGAGCCGCTGGCCCTCTCCCTCGGGCTCGAAGGACACGATCTTTCCGACGGTGTCCACGTGGCCGAACACGAAGTGTCCGCTGATCCGATCGCCGACTCGCAGGGAGCGCTCGAGATTCAGTCGAGCGCCGGGTGTCAGAGATCCGAGCGTCGTGCGGTCGAGCGTCTCGACGCTCAAATCAGCGACGAAACCGGTCTCCGTGGTTTCGCGTACGGTCAGACAGACGCCGTTGGTGGCGATGCTCTCGCCGAGGACGAGCTCCTTGGGATCGAGGCCGCCTTCGACGGTGAGGACGGCATCGCCGCCGCGGCGCTCGAAAGAAGCGACGCGGCCAAGGGCTTCAATGATTCCGGAAAACACGAGATTCAGTCAGCCTTCTGCCCGTTCCCACCACCCAACCCTCCGTCCGCGGCGCCCGCAGGCTTCGCGGTCGCTCAGGCGCCGTCAGGCGCTCGGGGGCGGAGCGGGCTCGGGCGCGGCCGCTCCCTCGATGTTCCCGGACTTGGGGTACAGACGAGACGCGGCCCACGGGTGCGAAGCCAGGAGCGGCAACCCCACACCTGTCAGGGCGAATCCGATGACGATCCAGAGGAAGAACTCGTTCAGGATTCCCAACGCCACCATAACCAGACCCCAGGTCGCGATCGCCACGGAGGCTATGAACTGGATGACGAACGACACGCTTTGCGCACTAGCACGGGTCCGGATCACATTCACGCGATCGTCCCCGTCGCCACCCGGTCAAAAGTGCGCGCTGGCTTGCCGATCGCTGAATCGTGCCTATGGTTCTCTAGGTCCGGGACGATAAAAGCCCGGCCGAAAAGGAGAATTTACGCGTATGGATCTGCAGCGCCTGACCGAGAAATCGCAGGAAGCACTTCGTTCCGCCCAGGGACTCGCCAGCCGGCGAGGTCACCAGGGAGTGGACGTCGAGCATCTTCTCGCGGCTCTTCTCGAGGACGAAGGCGGGCTCGCGGGTCGCGTATTGCACAAAGCAGGCACCGACGAGAAGAACCTTCGCGGGTCCCTGGAGCGTGCACTCGAGAAGCTGCCGCAGGTGAGTGGCTCCGGCCACAACCCGGAGCAAGTCTTCCTGACCCAGCGCCTGGCCCGGCTCCTCGACAAGGCGGAGACGGAAGCGAAGGGTCTCAAAGACGAGTACGTGAGTGTCGAGCACGTGCTTCTCGCCATGATGGACGACGGCGGAACCGCCGGCGATCTGTTGACGGCCAGAGGGCTCGACCGCGCGAGCCTCCTCCAGGCTTTGCAGAACGTTCGCGGGAACCAGCGCGTGACGAGCCAGAACCCCGAAGCGACTTACGAGTCGCTGGAGAAGTTCGGTCGCGATCTGACCACGCTCGCCGAGACCGGGAAGCTCGATCCGGTAATCGGTCGTGACGAGGAGATCCGACGCGTCGTGCAGGTGATCTCGCGCCGCACGAAGAACAACCCGGTCCTGATCGGTGAGCCCGGGGTCGGCAAGACGGCGATCGCCGAAGGACTGGCGCAGCGAATCGCGAGCGGTGACGTTCCGGAGGGGCTGAAGGGCCGGCGGGTCGTGGCGCTCGACATGGGGGCCCTCGTGGCCGGCGCGAAGTTCCGCGGCGAGTTCGAGGAGCGCTTGAAGGCGGTTCTGAAGGAGGTGCAGTCCTCCGAAGGAGAGATCATTCTCTTCATCGACGAGCTGCACACGGTCGTAGGCGCCGGCGCGGCCGAGGGCGCGATGGACGCGTCGAATCTTCTGAAGCCCCTCCTCGCTCGCGGTGAGCTGCACTGCATCGGTGCGACGACACTCAACGAGTACCGCAAGTACATCGAGAAGGACGCCGCTCTCGAACGGCGTTTCCAACCCGTCCTCGTGAACCAGCCGTCGGTCGAGGATACGATCTCGATCCTGCGCGGCCTTCGCGAGCGCTACGAGGTGCACCACAAGGTGCGCATCAAGGACGCGGCGCTGGTGAACGCGGCGACGCTGTCCAACCGCTACATCACCGACCGGTTTCTCCCCGACAAGGCGATCGACCTCGTCGACGAAGCCGCGGCGCGCCTGCGCACCGAGATCGACTCGATGCCGGCGGAGCTCGACGAGGTCGCACGGCGCGTCCTTCAGCTCGAGATCGAGCGCGAGGCTCTGCGCAAGGAGACCGATCAGGCCTCGCGTGATCGCCTCGAGCGCCTCGAGAAGGAACTCGCGGACCTCAAGGAGGAAGAGACCTCCCTTCGTGCGCAGTGGGAGACCGAGAAACAGGCGCTCGGTGGAGTCGCAGAGCATCAGAAGAAGCTCGAGGCGGCCCGGATGGAGCTCGACAAGGTCTCGCGGCCGGGGGTGGAGTATGACCCGGCGAAGGCGAGTGAGCTGCAGTACAGCGTCATTCCGGGGCTGGAGAAGCAGATCGAGGAAGGCGAGTGCTCCGAGAACGGCGGTGCCCGTCTGATCAAGGATCACGTCGACGGCGAGGACATCGCCGACGTCGTCGCTCGCTGGACCGGCGTGCCTGTCTCGAAGCTGATGGAAGGCGAGGCGCAGAAGCTCCTGAACCTGGAATCACACCTGCACGAGCGGGTCGTGGGTCAGGACGAAGCCGTCGTCGCGGTTGCCGACGCGGTAGTCCGCGCGCGTTCCGGGCTGGGGGATCCGCAGCGGCCCGTGGGATCGTTCCTGTTCCTCGGTCCGACCGGAGTCGGAAAGACCGAGCTCGCGCGAGCACTCGCGGCGTTCCTGTTCGACGACGAACAGGCGATGGTTCGAATCGACATGTCCGAGTACATGGAGAAGCATTCCGTGTCGCGATTGGTCGGTGCTCCTCCGGGATACGTCGGCTACGACGAGGGCGGTCAGCTCACGGAGGCAGTGCGACGCCGTCCGTTCTCGGTTGTGCTCTTCGACGAGATCGAGAAAGCGCACCCCGATGTCTTCAACGCGCTGCTTCAAATCCTGGACGACGGTCGTCTGACCGACGGTCAGGGTCGCACCGTCGACTTCAAGAACGTGGTCATCATCATGACCTCGAACGTCGGGAGCGAGTTGATCCTGTCGCATGGCCCGGCCATGTCCGATCGCAATTCGCCGGGCTACGCCGGAATGAAGGAAGACGTTCTGAACGCCCTGCGTTCGACCTTCCGCCCGGAGTTCCTGAACCGGGTTGACGACATCGTCGTGTTCCACGGGCTCAAGCCCGAGGATTTGGAGCGCATCGTGGAGATCCAGCTCGATCGGATCCGCGGGCGGCTGGCCGATCGTCAGATCGTGCTGGAACTCACCCCGGGGGCGGTGACGCATCTCGCTGAAGTCGGGTACGACCCCATCTACGGGGCGAGACCGCTCAAGCGTCTCTTGCAGCGAGAGATCGAAACCCAGTTGGCGCGGCGGATTCTCGCTGGTGAGGTGACCGACCGTTCGACGGTCAAGGTCGAATGGAACGGATCCGAGCTGCAGTTCGGTTCCAAGCCACTCGTGGCGGCTGCTTAGGCGTTTGCACAGCTGGCGGATCCCCTTGGATTGACAGGCGCTAACCCGAGGCACTATCAAGAGAATCCGTCAGGAGCAGCATGGACGCGCGCAGCAAGATCCTTGAGACGGCATCGCGACTCTTCGCCACACACGGCTACGACAGCACATCCTTGTCGCTCGTCGCGAAGGACGCCAGCGTCAGTAAAGCGCTGATCTTCTGGCACTTCGAGAACAAGGAGAGCCTCTATGAGGCGGTCCTGGAGAGGACCATCGAGCCGTACCGGATCGAACCGGAACGGATCGCCGGGCAGAGCGTTCCGGATCAGGTAGAGCACCTCATCGACCTGTACTTCGAGTTCGTGACCGAGAACGTTCACTCGGTTCGTTTCTTCCTGAGCCTGTTC contains:
- a CDS encoding TetR/AcrR family transcriptional regulator, with amino-acid sequence MDARSKILETASRLFATHGYDSTSLSLVAKDASVSKALIFWHFENKESLYEAVLERTIEPYRIEPERIAGQSVPDQVEHLIDLYFEFVTENVHSVRFFLSLFLRDDKRPDDFFAHVLDLYRHYRGLLAGALRAGQEAGTLTRDMNVDAHSALILSSLNGILVQALTGEKDVASPERLVQELKSSLVDRLRVQ
- a CDS encoding alcohol dehydrogenase catalytic domain-containing protein, which translates into the protein MRALVWDGRELGFVDDVPPPTPTDGTAVVRVRLAGICSTDLQILKGYMGFRGILGHEFIGEVVEGPPDLQGRRVVGEINFACGRCETCQAGRPRHCPVRTVLGIQGADGAFAELVRLPVENLHVVPDDVDDRTGVFVEPLAAAFESDAQTRDLAGGKSAVVGAGKLGLLVAQVLAARGDDVTVVCRSEGARRRVGALGLHAADERSASAGRDLVVEATGAVEGLAIAMGLVRPLGTIVVKSTVAAHHSLDLAPIVIHEISLVGSRCGPFAPALEALRTAAVSVAPLLDEVYPLERGVEAVAAAARPGSLKFLLEP
- a CDS encoding riboflavin synthase; translation: MFSGIIEALGRVASFERRGGDAVLTVEGGLDPKELVLGESIATNGVCLTVRETTETGFVADLSVETLDRTTLGSLTPGARLNLERSLRVGDRISGHFVFGHVDTVGKIVSFEPEGEGQRLTISFPEDFGRFVADKGSVAIDGISLTVCSPGADRFSIALIPHTLEVTTLGERRAGDPVNLEADMLARYARRAVETAT
- the clpB gene encoding ATP-dependent chaperone ClpB, producing the protein MDLQRLTEKSQEALRSAQGLASRRGHQGVDVEHLLAALLEDEGGLAGRVLHKAGTDEKNLRGSLERALEKLPQVSGSGHNPEQVFLTQRLARLLDKAETEAKGLKDEYVSVEHVLLAMMDDGGTAGDLLTARGLDRASLLQALQNVRGNQRVTSQNPEATYESLEKFGRDLTTLAETGKLDPVIGRDEEIRRVVQVISRRTKNNPVLIGEPGVGKTAIAEGLAQRIASGDVPEGLKGRRVVALDMGALVAGAKFRGEFEERLKAVLKEVQSSEGEIILFIDELHTVVGAGAAEGAMDASNLLKPLLARGELHCIGATTLNEYRKYIEKDAALERRFQPVLVNQPSVEDTISILRGLRERYEVHHKVRIKDAALVNAATLSNRYITDRFLPDKAIDLVDEAAARLRTEIDSMPAELDEVARRVLQLEIEREALRKETDQASRDRLERLEKELADLKEEETSLRAQWETEKQALGGVAEHQKKLEAARMELDKVSRPGVEYDPAKASELQYSVIPGLEKQIEEGECSENGGARLIKDHVDGEDIADVVARWTGVPVSKLMEGEAQKLLNLESHLHERVVGQDEAVVAVADAVVRARSGLGDPQRPVGSFLFLGPTGVGKTELARALAAFLFDDEQAMVRIDMSEYMEKHSVSRLVGAPPGYVGYDEGGQLTEAVRRRPFSVVLFDEIEKAHPDVFNALLQILDDGRLTDGQGRTVDFKNVVIIMTSNVGSELILSHGPAMSDRNSPGYAGMKEDVLNALRSTFRPEFLNRVDDIVVFHGLKPEDLERIVEIQLDRIRGRLADRQIVLELTPGAVTHLAEVGYDPIYGARPLKRLLQREIETQLARRILAGEVTDRSTVKVEWNGSELQFGSKPLVAAA